ATAGCGGCGAGACCCGGGTTGAGCGCTTGCGATCATTGGAAAAGGGTTTGCAGGCGATTGGCGTTGAACCGCGTTTCGACATGGTTGCGGGCATCAGTCACGATGGCGCAGGCATTCAGCCACCCGTCAAAGCATTCTTTTCGGCTCTTCTCGAAAGCTGAGGCGCAGGACGGGGCGGCAGGCCGCGGCCGTGATCACGCTTCGGCCACGACCGATGCGGCGACCCAGCGTGCGACCGTGTTGGCGTCCTGCGCCGCGCCGATCGTTACACAGCGCGTGTTCACCGCAAACTCCTGTCGTTCGACCGTGACAGTGGCGCGGTGTGCACCAATCGTCGCGTGGAAACGCATCTGCTCCGGGCTGCTGATCTCACTCTCCATCGCCTGAAGTGTCACATTGCCTGCCACGCCATGCTGTCCTGCCCAGTCGAGCACGGCGATTTCCGCCGTCTGTGCAGGCGCTTCGTAAGAAGGGTTGCCGCGATAGGCGGGCAGATAGGGAAGGCCTTGCTCAAGGGTTTTCAGAAAATCCCCAACCTGCGAGGGCTCCAGCCGGCCGTAGCGTGCCCGCTGCGGCAAGGCCACGAGGGAGGCGGCAAAGCGGCATCCGCCGAGATGGGTGGATTGCAGGATGCGAAAGCGGTTCGGGTCCGCTGCCTGCCGCAGGGCCTTCCATGTCGCATAGCCGTAGCGGGCGCAGCAGGGATCCTGTTTGCCATCGGTGCAGCACAGGATGGTCAAGCGTGGATCATGCCTGCCTTGCAGCACACCTCCACCGGCGAGATGCAGCAATAGCTGCTCAGCTTCCTCAGGCGTGACATGGTCCCGGACACTGTCCTGATGGGTGAAGCCGATATCATCGCCATCCACGAGCGCGACGTGAGTGCCCGCAGCATTGGCGGCTAGAATGGCTCGCTCCAGCCCTTCAGGCATAAGATGCGATTGGACGCGCGGCACACGCCAGTCGCCGCGCGGCCAGTGCAGCAGAACATAGGCTTTCGCCGATGGGCCAAGTCCGGACACCGGTTCGCCGCGCTCAATACAC
The sequence above is a segment of the Rhizobium sp. SSA_523 genome. Coding sequences within it:
- a CDS encoding sucrase ferredoxin, translated to MAARIFCRDLCIERGEPVSGLGPSAKAYVLLHWPRGDWRVPRVQSHLMPEGLERAILAANAAGTHVALVDGDDIGFTHQDSVRDHVTPEEAEQLLLHLAGGGVLQGRHDPRLTILCCTDGKQDPCCARYGYATWKALRQAADPNRFRILQSTHLGGCRFAASLVALPQRARYGRLEPSQVGDFLKTLEQGLPYLPAYRGNPSYEAPAQTAEIAVLDWAGQHGVAGNVTLQAMESEISSPEQMRFHATIGAHRATVTVERQEFAVNTRCVTIGAAQDANTVARWVAASVVAEA